The stretch of DNA GAGATAATGTGGCATGACATAAACCATTACATGAAATCAACATACCACAACGCAACAAGACACGGCACAAGATGACCTCATATACCATGACATCACTTGAGCAAACAAACCACAAACCCTCAAGAAGATCATACAAAAACAGATGTGCTGCTGAAACATAGAGATACATAGAGGACACATGCCATCATCAGCTCTCCTTCACAGTCAAATTTTATTCATGCTTGTTCCACTCTGTGCTGATAACTTATGTGTTGGATGCTCTGAAGATGCCACTTACGCCAACAAtaaaccaaagcagtgtgaaataaaagtattttatttgtttatttatacttttaagGACTCCTAGCACCTCACCACTTAAATGTCACAAACCAGCTCTGAAAATCTAGCATGAAATGTAAATTATACTGATTAGATTAGAGTAATTTAAAATGATGGTTCGGAGGTCTGGAAATATAAAGTTCTGCAGATTTAATGCAAGTCTACTATATGTCTTCCATATGGTGTAGAGCTTGTTTGAACCCAACACATCCCTCCAAATTACAGACCTACATAACCATATACTTGAGCTAAAAAGCCACCAATTTAGAAAACACAGCTCAGCTTGTTGTACCTTTGACTCTACCCcaaaaaaaatgactgtttaCTCTGAAGTACCCATTTTGCCAGGATTTGGAGGCCAGACAGATGTGTGGCTCTTTTCCTGTTGTGCAACAGCTCCTATCAGCTCTTGTCGTTACCTGCGGCTGTTTTGCTGGAGGGGCGAccctttgaaatgtaaaaacaaaccgCAGCACTTTTCAACTAACAAGGCCCTCATTGTCACACAGCACGATGCTTCCCCCCCACTTTTAAATTAGATGTTTGCACGCTtcagtgttttgtcatttttgttgaaTTCCTTGCAATGAAGCGGACATGTAAGGAGCTGCCCAGCACTGAAATAAGGGACTGATTTAAATGTTAGAGATCATCCTCCGACCGGGGCATCCAGCTGCTGCACTGATGACAGAGGGTTCAACCCTTCTGTTGTGCCTTTGAGCAAATCGATGAATCACTGAACCcactggagggaaaaaaatctaaacagtgTGTCACAGTGGCAGAGTAGTTGAGTCATAAAGAcaaattcatgtgtttttgtttgcatgcTGTGTGGGTTTTCTTGTGAGTGCTCTGGTGTTCTGCTGCCGCCTAAAGACATCCAGTCAGGTGGGTTGGAGATTATTAGTGTACTGTTCAGCACAGGGAATGCAGTATTTTCTAAGTACTATTTACAGTATCATTTTGGCAACAGTGAGCCTTCATGAAgccagaagaaataaaaaaaactgttaaaaacagatttttttctgttgatctgTCCAGACTCAGATTAGtgcattttaatttgtccagtactttgaAATAATGTAATTCCCATTAACCTTAATTAAAGGGCATGAGCAGCAATACATgacatatgaatatatatatttttttgttgattaCGTTTCTGTGCGTGACTTTCTCTTCTTAGTCCACTCATGTCAACCGTCTGCTGCTGCAATATGCAAAGTTGGCTgtttaaaacaacacatttaaaggctgaaatgaaacaaaatctTTTACATGAGTAGCGAAAAGTTATATtgaattatatgaaaatatccTGAAATAGTTTTATGCTCTTCTAATTAGcacatattagcatgctaacatgataAACCAAGTTGGTGAACACTGTTAACATTATACcagctaaacatcagcatgttaatatTGTCATATGATAAGTACGTCCTCAGAGTGCTGCTAGTACGACAGTAAACTCTTTTCTACTATAAGATCACAACCATTGACAGTAATATAAGAGAAGCCTAAATCAGATCACAGCTATTTATTATTCTGTTACTTAAGTGGAGCAGATCCAGTAAATGGCTCAAGCTCTCAGATAAAAACAGATCCACTGTAAAATGCAAGCGGAGAGCTCTTGCTTTAACATCATTATGAGCAAAGATCTCTCACAGCTCGGTGAGAAATGTGGCACCATTCCACAACTTAGTCTCAGTTCAGAGACGATGATCTGGGACTGACCGCAAAAACCAAACCTGCTCGGGTCCATTTTGACTCAGGAGCAAAGATGAATTTAACTTAAATGTTGGAGTTATTTAAGACAACAACAGGATTGACTCATTGTTTAATAGAATAAACTTAAAAAGCTGATAAGAACTGAAATCTGAGTAGAAAAGAAGTAAGTAAGAGTATATAAAGACATCCAGATATATCTTTCTCCCCTCGATAGGCACTAGTGGTGGTGAAGTAAAGGTACATTGCTCCCTACTGGCCATTGTACAGCATTTAACTGAATATGTGTCTCACTGGGATCTGCAACTGTTTAGTTTCATGGGAATCTTTTGGAAATGTCATGTAACTTGGAGTCCTCACTGGTCTGAAACACCGACAGGAAAGCACAGATTGTCCATTAACGGAAAGGTCACAGGTTTGATCCTTTGCTTCTCTCAGATGCTTCAGCGTGACCTACTGACCCTCTGCTGGTAAAAGTTTGTACGTTTTTCTACATAAACGTATCAAGTGCACGACATCAGTGTGGCTGGAAAACATTTACCAGGTGAAACAGATTTGTGCGACCTTTAAACATTCACAGCAAGGACCtgaatttaaaagttaaatCAGTCTGTAGTTTTTTCTGACAGCAAGacacaaaacatttactttcaAAATACTAAATCACAAATGCATGCcttaagatatgaagacatgGGAAGAAGGTTTATTTGTGTGAATTAGAACTACCTATggccaaaaaaagaaaggtaaCATCCCAaatgttctgttgttgttgttgcccaACGGTGTTTCTCTGTCATTTATTCTAGTAACAATTACACGTTATGTATCATATTACAAAGACTTGAGGCAGTTTAATTTCtctctttaaccctttaacctcctcaccacaaaacacaaaagcccCCCTGACTTGGATGCATTATccacatcatttattcatctatttaagTGCTTTCTTAGTGTGGATTAGCACAGTGATTATGCAGTGAGAGTGCAAATAGCAAAGATTTCTTCTAAAAAAGTGACAGAATGTGTGCTGACGTGTTTTTTCCTGTCCGACTCCCTCAGTCAGCGGCTGATCTTATACACCACGTCGCCGACCTGCAGGATCCCCGTCTTCTTCACAGTGTGCAGCTGTCCGAACAACGGAGACGACTTGTAGATGTGCTTCTCCGATGGTTTGCACAGACGATAGCTGTGAGAGAATCATCATCAGAAGGAGTTCAAAGGCATTTTGGTgtgaaatcagaaaatatatatttcagttcTTACAATGTTTCCAATTAAACTCTCAAAagctcaaacacaaaaatacacttaaGAGACTAGATACATCAAGAATAACACAAAACTCAAATCAAAAAATGTTGTAAGAACAAGAACTTCAGCGGTAGTGAAAGACGTACTgttaaataaactttaaaaaggaAAGTTTAAAGCATGTTTTCCTACAAAGACAACCCTAACTAcacagataataaaacaaatagcatagaaacaaaacaaattaaaaagtacaaaatacattttgtaggAAACCATTTTTACctgcacaataaaataaaaatgacccAACAGGGCAGAAAACCCACCAAAATAAccaccaaaatgtaaaataagaattaaaacCTCAccttttcagtgtttccagagGTTCTTTTCTGGTGATTATACCCGTTTCAGGGTCAACCGTAGTGAAAAGACATCTGGAAAAATGAATGCACTTGAATCATAAGTGAATTTAACTTGTACCCTGGGAATCAAACCCCTGCTCTGACTGCACGACAGCTTTAGTTTCATTGTTGACAACTGAAGTGATTCTTTCTCTGTAAAATCTCTGTTACCGTCCACATGACATTACACGCTGCAGTCTCACGCTGCCAATCTGGATCTCTTCCCATGAATCCTGAAAAAGCAAAGCAGTTGGTTTTTTGAGTTGGAGATAAAATTAGTCCACGCTGCTCACACTGTAAAGGGCGAGGTATTAGTCAGAAGTAAAGGACCAAATGATCAGTTTTCCAAAcaggagggaagaagaaaacaaaagctcGTGTGCTGTAGTGTAAAGACACATAGATCTGCTATTTCTGGTTCTAATCTTTACTTGATggtatgtttttctttgtttatgtaGCCGAGATTTCTACTCTCGTAGCCGAACAGTAGAATCAGCAAGATTTGCAGATGTGTTCCTTGGTTGTAAAAGCTGAACAACACACCTCCTCAAATGCTTCGCAGTCACTTATGACGATGTTTGGGCGGAAACGCTCCACTGTGACGTCCTTCTCTAACTTGCTGCTGAGATCTTTGACCGAGGACTCGGACAGCAGCATCACCGGGCCGACATCTGGGTAGGCCACTTGCTGAATAAATGGATAAACAGTGAGAATATAGAAACCCTGTAACACTTTGAACAGCTAAAAGCTTAAAATATGTACACTTTTTGGTATTTCAATTTAAGGATCATTccggtgtttttaaacctgggcactattcttacatattttaggtttgaaatgactggtaggtacacagacttttggaattggtccagtagatcacctccaccagcagccaaaACTGGCAGCAAATGAGCAACAATGGTCATGATGTTATCTTCGAGGGCAATTGTGCCAGATGAAAATACTATAAGAGTGCTTGTTTTTGGcagtgacaggctcagattgttatttgaagtgtctatGAACGTTACAGAAATGATCTACACAGatatagacctgtaagatcttttttgtttaaccagaagaGGCCATTGTATCATGCTAGTCAGACCCACCAGAccccactgacaaaaacagtaattttacctcaagAACACAGGAGTGACCAGTCTACTGCTGCATCGACTAGTTAGTTtgtttacacaaatattatgttggatctgaattaactctttaaaccaccaaagtcacacaacaacacaaacaaactaactgactgagtCAGCTGCAGACCAGCAActcaaattactgtttttgttaacagagtctggtagctttgagcCGAGTGCTGAAAcagctatttctggttaaacacaaAGGATTTTACAGATCTATCaatgtagggatcctttccataatgctgtcagtcCCTTTGAATAACATTCTGAGCCTGTTAGTGGCAAACagaagcacttttagtggacttaCTTTGATTGGGGGCAGCTTGGTGGAGATAATctattggaccaattccaaaaccttttgtacaTAACAGTCACTTTGAACCCAAAGCGTgtaaaaataagtttaaaaaaaagagattactggagttatccttcaAGTGAGAGGCAGACATGTTTGACCTAGGGAGAGGCACACAGGTAAAGCCTTCAAATCCAGGAatgaaaagcaacaaagaaCTCCATTTACATCATGTTGTGGGAAAAGAGACTCGATCTCCACCGGCCTCCTCGCCCTCATCTGGGGTTCAAAGTGCACCATGCGAAAGGTTTCCTCATGTCCCAGATAACGAGTGAGCCAGCAAGACACATTTTCGCCGCAATCCCGTCCCTGAATGTCAGAACCAAAAACTCTGCAGCGTtgggaaaaatgtaaataatgaacaaagacaaattaagGGTGTAAACTTTTTCTAAAATGAAGCAGGTGTTATCAACAACAACTATAGtatcttattattattgggCTCTTAAACGACTAAATTCTATATATCACAACTGCAAAATTGATTGCAGGCTATTCTGATCATCAATTAttgtttttagttatttttcaaGAAGAAAAGGCTGAATGTTTACTGGTACCAGCTGCTCAGGtgtgaggatttactgcttttctctgttttctataACCTgaactgaatgtttttgtgcTCATTGGGTTTCTGGACTGTTGGTAGGACAAAATAAGACAACTGTTTCCTACCTTTTTGAAGCCGCGTGATTAGCTAATGAAAATTACTGTTAGCTGCAGGCTTTAACtgtgattttctgtttaatttattCAAAGATGACTAATAAGCATTAGGTTGGGAccatattaaatattaaagtagAGCCTTTGGTTAAATCTTTGATGAAACTGCAGATtgcataaaaacagtaaaataaagtgttacgGATTCAGTTAGACTGTAAAACCTGCAGTTGATGACGGGGTTGTCAGACTGTTTGACGGGGAATCGCAGCTCCTCCATGTTCGGGCCGTTCAGACAAAGATCACCTCCCTCACAGGTCAGAGACACCAGCACCAGACGAGGCTCCTGACGGCCCGTCACCATGTGACCATCTTCTTTGACCACCATCCAGTGTCTGCaatcaaagcaaacacagcCGCCATGGATTTCCCACATTTGCACCATCGACACTAAACCTGCGTACCGAGCTCCCACAGATCTGGTGCAAAGTTACAAGAATTGGGCGTAAAAGCAAACAAGACAGGATGACATTACATGTTGCCATGGATACTGCTGCGCCTCTGACTCATCCATAAACCCCAGATTTACATCACATTTTGATTAGAAATTGATCTGGGAATCACATACAAAAGATAAGACAAGacattcctttattagtccaaccatggggaaatttacaatatatagaaatatgtatgtaaattatatatgaatgtgtaaatatatgtaaatatagatatttttatGAACATCCCATTTTACCTCATGTTTGTGAATGAAATATGTCCACTTCTGTCTAAAAAGTTAAGTTAATATAGCATGCTATgtcaaaacacaataaaaagtcCAATCTCTCAAGTAATAACATAAACTAATATGAACTGAAATACAAGAAGGTAATGAATTTAagcaaaatatagaaatatagtAATCTAATATCCCCAAATCACATCTTAAATAGGGGCTACATTTACCAAATCTTCAAAACACAGCAGTCATTcactttttttggtttgttttaagaGGTTATGCATCCATGTGGAGCCTGAATCCAACAGGAAAAAACATTCAGGGTTGGGAAATAAAAGTCAAATCTCACCTGAGCCTGCAGTTTAAGGTGAGACAGGACTTGTTGGGCACTTAAAGGCAACTTCAACTTCAAATATTGTGTGCAGAAAATCCAAGTTACTACAGCTGGAGTGGGTGTATAATAGTATACAATAGCACATGCTGAACAGGCAGAAACTtcatgaggaaaaacacaacttttGCCTCAGCTAGCTAACACACAGGTGTGCTAACAGACAGGTGTGTTAGCTGGTGTGACCGTTACCTTTAGTGGCTTCAGGTGTTTTCTACGAGCAGACCACTACTCAAACTCCTCTCTGACCGAGTTAAACTTACT from Pempheris klunzingeri isolate RE-2024b chromosome 13, fPemKlu1.hap1, whole genome shotgun sequence encodes:
- the marc1 gene encoding mitochondrial amidoxime-reducing component 1 gives rise to the protein MEPREPSMSALVPSKGTALLIGGVGVAFLGLGLGFKYLRKPEKCVRVGVVSQLLVHPLKSGRAASVALAECLKVGLKFGALRDRHWMVVKEDGHMVTGRQEPRLVLVSLTCEGGDLCLNGPNMEELRFPVKQSDNPVINCRVFGSDIQGRDCGENVSCWLTRYLGHEETFRMVHFEPQMRARRPVEIESLFPQHDQVAYPDVGPVMLLSESSVKDLSSKLEKDVTVERFRPNIVISDCEAFEEDSWEEIQIGSVRLQRVMSCGRCLFTTVDPETGIITRKEPLETLKSYRLCKPSEKHIYKSSPLFGQLHTVKKTGILQVGDVVYKISR